Within the Fibrobacter sp. UWR4 genome, the region GACTATGACAACATTGAGTATATCATTGTTGATGGCAAATCAAGGGATTCCTCCTTTGAAGTGATAAAGGAGGCTGTCAAGGATAACCCTCATAACTTTGAAATCAAAATTGTTTCCGAACCTGATCATGGTATGTATGAAGCCATCAACAAAGGTATCCGCATGGCTACTGGTGATGTAATTGGATTGGTTCACTCTGATGATTTCCTGTATGACAATAATGTTGTTTCTCAAATTGTCAAACGATTTGATGAAACTTCAGCTGATTTTGTTTATGGGGATGGAATTTTTGTCCAAGAAAACAATACTAGTAAAATTGTCCGTAGATGGATAAGTGGATGGTATGCTCGATTTAAGGTTCGGTTAGGCTGGTTGCCGTTACATCCTACTTGTTACATCAAACGTGAAATGATGGACCATGAAGGTCTGTATGATGAGTCTTATCGCATTGCTGCGGATACAGATTTGTTAGTTCGTTATTTATATTACGGATTTGGGTATGATCAGCAAGGAAATAAAAGAAAACTAAAAGTTGCATATCTTCGCCGTTTTGTTGTAAAAATGCGAATGGGTGGATTGTCCACGGATCCCCTAAAGCGTAAGCAAATGTGGAATGAGGACATACGAGTTTACCGAGGTCATGGTTTTTTTCCGGCCATTTTGATAAAAATTTTAAAAATGACATGGAAAGTTCCTCAGTTCGTAATGGCAAAAATAAAAGGTGTATAGAATTGATCAGGTTGTGAAGAAACGCTATGATTATATTACGCTTTTGAAGTTTGTTGCCATTTTGATGATAACAAACTCCCATTCTAAATGGATGTATCCCGATAGCTTGTCTTCTTTGGCTTGCGGAGGGGCCCCCTTCCTCAGGTCAAAATGTCCGCTTTTCAACTCCTAAATTCGGGGTGGAAAGGGGATTTTCATGTCCAAAAAAACTACCGATACAACCCTCAGGGATTCCTTTCTTGAACGCATAAAGAAGCCGGTGAATATACCGGAGCAAAGTACACCGTGAAACCGGAGTAATGGAAACCGGCGTACCGGTCAAACGGAAACCGCGTCCCTGAAAATGCAGTTGACTCACATTTTGTGATTTGCTTTTGGCTGGATAAGACCTGCATCTCGCATTCGCATATACATGCCGCCTTTGGAT harbors:
- a CDS encoding glycosyltransferase family 2 protein, which gives rise to MKITLITSCFNREKTIAGAIRSVLSQDYDNIEYIIVDGKSRDSSFEVIKEAVKDNPHNFEIKIVSEPDHGMYEAINKGIRMATGDVIGLVHSDDFLYDNNVVSQIVKRFDETSADFVYGDGIFVQENNTSKIVRRWISGWYARFKVRLGWLPLHPTCYIKREMMDHEGLYDESYRIAADTDLLVRYLYYGFGYDQQGNKRKLKVAYLRRFVVKMRMGGLSTDPLKRKQMWNEDIRVYRGHGFFPAILIKILKMTWKVPQFVMAKIKGV